Proteins encoded together in one Bradyrhizobium sp. PSBB068 window:
- a CDS encoding STN domain-containing protein: MFVGLSLFFLADSADAAQDEQVRFEIAAQPLASALDAYSAATGLEVFYDGALVAGQRSRAIHGVLEPKAALRELLAGSGLTARSTGMRSFTLVSSASIRVAGATDQSYFATLQKEVSRALCAHAETRPRDVDVLLKVWIAASGLIERAQLFDISTGTQRSVDVVGTLQRLSLGAPPADMPQPVTIAILAQAPGEPVGCGRAASGPR, from the coding sequence GTGTTTGTCGGACTGAGCTTGTTTTTTCTTGCCGATAGCGCCGATGCTGCGCAGGACGAGCAGGTTCGTTTCGAGATTGCAGCCCAGCCGTTGGCCAGCGCGCTCGACGCCTACAGCGCCGCCACGGGGCTTGAGGTGTTTTACGACGGCGCACTCGTGGCCGGGCAGCGCTCTCGCGCCATTCACGGCGTGCTGGAACCAAAAGCGGCGTTGCGCGAACTTCTCGCAGGAAGCGGACTGACTGCGCGCAGCACCGGCATGCGCAGCTTCACGCTTGTCTCGTCGGCGTCGATCCGGGTCGCCGGCGCGACCGATCAATCATATTTCGCGACGCTCCAGAAGGAGGTCTCTCGTGCCCTGTGCGCCCACGCCGAGACCCGGCCGCGCGACGTCGATGTGCTGCTCAAGGTCTGGATTGCGGCGTCCGGCCTGATCGAGCGCGCCCAGCTGTTCGATATCTCGACGGGCACGCAGCGGAGCGTCGATGTTGTCGGCACGCTGCAAAGGTTGTCGCTCGGAGCGCCGCCGGCGGATATGCCGCAGCCGGTCACGATCGCGATTCTCGCGCAGGCGCCAGGCGAGCCGGTCGGGTGTGGCCGTGCCGCGAGCGGGCCGAGGTAA
- a CDS encoding urease accessory protein has product MFGILSLGFLLGMQHALEPDHIAAVSSIAARRTHVGDIVKHGLTWGLGHTLTLFIFAGVAILLGRAIPETVSQPIETAVGVMLVGLGAHVWWRLWRDRVHFHSHSHGDTTHFHAHSHAGETGPHARAAHSHGHGFRWRTLLVGLMHGMAGSAALLVLTVSQAPSPVIGLGYVALFGVGSMIGMGVLSSVIAVPLAASARWLTWANRGLQMAVGAVTIAIGIHSIVENAFT; this is encoded by the coding sequence ATGTTCGGAATCTTGAGTCTTGGCTTTCTGCTCGGCATGCAGCATGCGCTGGAGCCGGATCACATCGCAGCCGTATCAAGCATCGCGGCGCGCCGGACCCATGTCGGTGACATCGTCAAGCATGGCCTGACCTGGGGCCTCGGTCATACGCTGACGCTGTTCATTTTTGCCGGCGTCGCGATCCTGCTCGGACGGGCGATTCCCGAAACGGTGTCGCAGCCGATCGAGACCGCGGTCGGCGTCATGCTGGTCGGGCTCGGTGCGCATGTGTGGTGGCGGCTGTGGCGCGACCGCGTGCATTTCCACAGCCATTCGCATGGCGACACCACGCATTTCCACGCCCATAGCCACGCGGGCGAGACCGGGCCGCACGCCCGCGCCGCGCACAGCCACGGGCACGGCTTCCGCTGGCGCACGCTGCTGGTCGGCCTGATGCACGGCATGGCCGGGTCGGCGGCGCTGCTGGTATTGACGGTGTCGCAGGCGCCGAGCCCGGTGATCGGGCTAGGCTATGTCGCGCTGTTCGGGGTCGGCTCGATGATCGGCATGGGCGTGCTGTCCAGCGTGATCGCGGTGCCGCTCGCAGCCTCCGCGCGCTGGCTGACCTGGGCCAATCGCGGCCTGCAGATGGCGGTCGGCGCGGTCACGATTGCGATCGGCATCCACTCGATCGTCGAGAACGCCTTCACCTGA
- a CDS encoding acyltransferase has translation MRQELRALTGLRGAAAMAVALAHFKNAFPANAGAAFMWHNAVDLFFCLSGFTLSYVYSRDTFRFSDYLTARIARVYPLYLVCLISAGALYVWPRLIDPVTYPASRAALDFALQLVMLNGWPVIGTGMHWDAPAWSLSAEWFCYVALFPLLLFRNAPPTAAARFLGIVLCSAVGYWLFARYFFEGSIGSVPESQVSYWVPLGRATCGFVSGWLAFASFQRRDGLHAACTRFSGAIWCGVALIVLLAYRGPTNPQMLVFVWPFVVLAGTGEDSLSSRLLGSKPMHFLGVISYSIYMTHFIILTTFMTTFGPLDTWSPAIFGLLAGTTVAVSIGAHVVLEVPARDAIRGLRRLRRVQAGT, from the coding sequence ATGCGGCAGGAGCTGCGGGCGTTGACCGGTCTGCGAGGGGCAGCCGCCATGGCCGTTGCTCTCGCGCATTTCAAGAATGCCTTTCCTGCCAATGCCGGCGCCGCATTCATGTGGCACAACGCCGTCGACCTGTTCTTCTGCCTCAGCGGATTCACGCTGTCCTATGTCTACAGCCGCGACACGTTCCGCTTCTCGGACTATCTGACGGCGCGCATTGCCCGCGTCTATCCGCTCTATCTGGTCTGCCTGATCTCTGCCGGCGCGCTCTATGTGTGGCCGCGCCTGATCGATCCAGTCACCTATCCCGCCAGCCGCGCTGCCTTGGACTTCGCGCTGCAGCTCGTCATGCTGAATGGATGGCCCGTGATCGGCACCGGCATGCACTGGGACGCGCCGGCCTGGTCGCTCTCGGCCGAGTGGTTTTGCTACGTTGCGCTGTTCCCGCTGCTGCTGTTCCGGAACGCGCCGCCCACGGCTGCCGCCAGGTTTCTCGGCATCGTGCTTTGCTCCGCCGTCGGCTATTGGCTGTTCGCTCGCTACTTTTTTGAAGGCAGCATCGGCAGCGTCCCGGAAAGCCAGGTGAGCTACTGGGTCCCGTTGGGGCGGGCAACCTGCGGATTCGTGTCGGGCTGGCTCGCCTTCGCAAGCTTCCAGCGCCGCGACGGGCTTCATGCCGCGTGCACGCGATTTTCCGGCGCGATCTGGTGCGGCGTCGCGCTCATTGTGCTGCTGGCCTATCGCGGGCCGACCAACCCGCAGATGCTGGTGTTCGTGTGGCCGTTCGTGGTGCTCGCTGGAACCGGCGAGGATTCGCTCAGTTCGCGGCTGCTTGGGTCGAAGCCGATGCACTTCCTCGGCGTCATCTCCTACTCGATCTATATGACGCATTTCATCATCCTGACCACGTTCATGACGACGTTCGGCCCGCTCGACACCTGGTCCCCGGCGATTTTCGGCCTGCTGGCCGGAACGACCGTCGCGGTGTCGATCGGCGCGCATGTCGTGCTCGAGGTGCCGGCGCGCGATGCGATCCGCGGCCTGCGGCGCTTGCGACGGGTTCAGGCGGGTACTTGA
- a CDS encoding RNA polymerase sigma factor has protein sequence MNHSNRDLLRQLFVLGYDDLRARLTRRLGSAELANDVLHDTWLRLDRAAPPGELRSPRSYLIQMAFHAALSHWRGEKRLVTLSDAKAAIGLVDEAPDPERAANARSEVEALRRALAELTPRRRQILLLSRLDGIVLRDIAARLGISQRLVELELKHALAHCALRLGRDVVQRFGPRTRKDSED, from the coding sequence ATGAACCACTCCAATCGCGATCTGCTGCGGCAACTCTTCGTTCTCGGTTACGATGACCTGCGCGCCAGGCTGACACGGCGGCTGGGCTCGGCCGAGCTTGCCAACGACGTGCTGCACGACACCTGGTTGCGGCTCGATCGTGCGGCTCCGCCGGGCGAGCTGCGCAGCCCGAGAAGCTATCTGATCCAGATGGCTTTCCATGCCGCGCTGTCGCACTGGAGGGGCGAGAAGCGCCTGGTGACCTTGTCGGACGCCAAGGCCGCGATCGGCCTCGTCGACGAAGCTCCCGATCCGGAACGTGCCGCGAACGCGAGGTCCGAAGTGGAGGCGCTGAGGCGGGCGCTGGCGGAATTGACGCCGCGCCGGCGCCAGATCTTGCTGTTGTCGCGGCTGGACGGCATCGTGCTGCGCGACATCGCCGCTCGTCTCGGGATCTCGCAGCGGCTGGTTGAGCTCGAGTTGAAACATGCGCTGGCGCATTGCGCGCTCCGGCTTGGGCGGGATGTCGTTCAAAGATTCGGTCCGAGGACGCGAAAAGACTCTGAGGATTGA
- the rlmB gene encoding 23S rRNA (guanosine(2251)-2'-O)-methyltransferase RlmB: MSDRDRRPNFRGKGGKPFQKGPKFGRPQGRRDRESGSDGPVILYGWHTVAAALANPDRQIRKLYLTENAAKRLAEENIATRVTPEIVRPGDIDRRLTPDAVHQGLLAEADPLPSPDIDTLAQEGIVLVLDQITDPHNVGAILRSAAAFAVKAIVTTARHSPEATGVLAKSASGALELVPVVTVQNLARALNELNEHGFQTVGLDSEGTEDLGKVQLQQPLALVLGAEGKGLRQLTRETCRVVARLDMPGAIKSLNVSNAAALALYIGASRLGLMG, encoded by the coding sequence ATGAGCGACCGCGACCGCAGACCTAATTTCCGAGGCAAGGGCGGTAAACCCTTCCAAAAAGGGCCGAAATTCGGCCGCCCGCAAGGCCGGCGGGACCGCGAATCCGGTTCCGACGGGCCGGTGATTCTGTATGGCTGGCACACGGTGGCGGCCGCGCTCGCAAACCCGGACCGGCAGATCCGCAAGCTTTACCTCACCGAGAACGCCGCCAAGCGCCTCGCCGAGGAGAACATCGCGACCCGCGTCACCCCGGAGATCGTCCGGCCCGGCGATATCGACCGCCGCCTCACCCCCGATGCCGTGCATCAGGGCCTCTTGGCGGAGGCCGATCCCCTGCCCTCGCCCGATATCGACACGCTGGCGCAGGAAGGCATCGTGCTGGTGCTCGACCAGATCACCGACCCGCACAATGTCGGCGCCATCCTGCGCTCGGCGGCGGCATTCGCCGTGAAGGCGATCGTCACCACCGCCCGCCACAGCCCGGAGGCAACCGGCGTGCTGGCGAAGTCGGCCTCCGGCGCGCTCGAGCTGGTGCCTGTCGTCACGGTGCAGAACCTGGCGCGCGCGCTGAACGAGCTGAACGAGCACGGCTTCCAGACCGTCGGGCTCGACAGCGAGGGCACCGAGGATCTCGGCAAGGTTCAATTGCAACAGCCGCTCGCGCTGGTGCTCGGCGCCGAAGGCAAGGGCCTGCGGCAATTGACGCGCGAGACCTGCCGCGTGGTCGCCCGCCTCGACATGCCCGGCGCGATCAAGAGCCTGAACGTGTCGAACGCCGCCGCGCTCGCGCTCTATATCGGCGCCAGCCGGCTTGGGCTGATGGGTTAG